From a region of the Helicoverpa armigera isolate CAAS_96S chromosome 14, ASM3070526v1, whole genome shotgun sequence genome:
- the LOC110375098 gene encoding mitochondrial pyruvate carrier 1: MSAIVGNMMKQLKSKEFRQYLMSTHFWGPVANWGIPLAALADIQKDPSFISGKMTFALSLYSMMFMRFAWKVQPRNMLLFACHFTNTFAQLTQGARFVNHNYLQNKKDIQTVKPAIVQASEPVAS; this comes from the exons ATGAGTGCTATTGTTGGAAATATGATGAAGCAGCTGAAAAGCAAAGAGTTCAGGCAATATTTAATGAG cACCCATTTCTGGGGTCCTGTAGCTAATTGGGGAATACCTCTAGCAGCTCTCGCAGATATACAAAAAGACCCCAGCTTTATTAGTGGCAAAATGACATTTG CTCTGTCGCTATACTCCATGATGTTCATGCGGTTCGCCTGGAAGGTGCAACCTCGCAACATGCTCCTATTCGCATGCCACTTCACCAACACATTTGCTCAACTGACGCAGGGCGCACGCTTTGTGAACCACAACTATCTTCAAAATAAGAAGGACATACAGACAGTCAAGCCCGCCATTGTACAGGCCAGTGAACCAGTTGCTTCTTAA